GACGATGGCACAATGTCTGCAATAAGCGCAAATACGGTGGGAACAATAATCGCAGATGCTAAACCACCACAAATACGAAAAATTAACGCAACACCGAAGCTCGGTGACACAATTATTGCCAAACTATCAATGGCAAATAAAAGCATCCCCGCTAATAATAACTTTCGACGATCAACACGGTCTGAAAAATAACCTAGTACTGGCGCGGTAATAGCATAAGTTAATGCATAAGCAGATATTAGCCATGATACTTGAATAGGATCGACGGAAAAGACTTCAGCGAGAGGCGTTAATGTCGCTGATAACATAAATTCAGTGGTACCCACCAAATAAACCGCAGCGGCGAAAACCAATAATAAATAGCGTTGAGATAACATCATTAACCTTATTCGTAGATAAAAAGACAATAACAAACCCGCCGCTAGCAAAAGCTACAGCAAAGAAATGGCATGTTTTTGTGGAGTTTGGAATTTAAAACAGAAGGTAATACTGGACGAAAAAAGAGGTAAAAAAGGAGATTTATAAGAAGAACAAATGTAGATATATCAGCATATAAAAAGATATTATCAGTGTCAATAAACTTAGTTACTTAGCAGTATAATTTGACCTTCCTGTCGGATCATACCCTGCTCTTTTAATTTAAACAGCACTTTATCCAGATGGCGGCGTGAAGTACCTAAAATCGCGGCAAGCGTTTCTCGTGGTAGGCGAATTTGATGGCTTGAAATCTGCGTCAATATATACAACAGGTTTTTTTCGATTGAATCCACTGCGGTCATTAAGCGCTGTTCGCCATTAATCAGTGAGCGTTTGGCTAATTGACGATTCAATAAAATAGATAAGCGGTGATCTTGCGACAACCAAACTAAAAAGCTGTCAGTTGGTATACGGATCACTCTTGCATCTGTTAATGCAATGACGTCATAACAGTAGTGTTTTTGCTGACACAGCGCTTCCATTTCCCCTAAGAATTCCCCTTTATAACAAAAGGTTAATGCTAACTCTTTACCATTGTCGGCGAGTTTGTTTACCACAAACTCACCTTCAATAATAATATAGGTATATTGATTTTCAGTGCCTTGTTGGATCAGCTTATAGCCTTCTTGTAAGTGAATAGTACAAAAAGTATTCTTAACTGAAGGTGGCGCATGACGAAATAGCCAATCCACATCGGGCAATAGCTCTTGTTCACTAAACTTCAGCCATAACTCACGAAAAGGCGTTTCATCCATCATAGTGCCACCATTTAATAGTTAGTTAACCTAAAATTAATCCAGCCACAGCACCATTCATTAAGTTAGCTAAAATTGCTGCACCAAATGCTTTAAATGCGATGCTTGTTAGCTCCCCTCTGCGCTCAGGGCACATTGCACCAATCCCACCTATCGCGATACCGATAGTACCTATATTAGTGAAACCGCACAGTGCAAAAGATAAGATCACTTGTGTTTTCGCACTGAGAGCCTCACCTGTCGCAGGTAGAATCGAACCATCCAAATAAGGCTGTAGATTAGCATAGGCAATAAATTCATTGAATAATACTTTTTGCCCTAATAGTTGCC
This portion of the Providencia manganoxydans genome encodes:
- a CDS encoding Crp/Fnr family transcriptional regulator, giving the protein MMDETPFRELWLKFSEQELLPDVDWLFRHAPPSVKNTFCTIHLQEGYKLIQQGTENQYTYIIIEGEFVVNKLADNGKELALTFCYKGEFLGEMEALCQQKHYCYDVIALTDARVIRIPTDSFLVWLSQDHRLSILLNRQLAKRSLINGEQRLMTAVDSIEKNLLYILTQISSHQIRLPRETLAAILGTSRRHLDKVLFKLKEQGMIRQEGQIILLSN